From the Candidatus Nanopelagicus hibericus genome, the window GTCTAAAACATAAAAAGTGTCAGGAATTACAACTCTTCGAACTACAGAACATGAAACATCTCCTTCATTCCATTGATCCCCAGCTAGATCTGACGCCATGGTGTTATAGCCGCGAAGTAAAACCATCATGCCATTTATACGTTCAGATGATCTTGAGTTCTTTTTGTGAGGCATTGCAGAAGATCCAACCTGTCCTGCTTTAAAGCCTTCACTTACTAATCCGCTTCCTGCCATTAATCTAATTGTGGTTGCCATAGATGATGGAGCAGATGCAATCTGCAACAACTTAGATACAACCTCAAAATCAACTGATCTTGGATAAATCTGCCCAACAGAAGCCCAAGTATTTTCAAATCCATAATCATCAGCAATACTTTCTTCCAAATTCGTAAAATCCTTACCCATTGCATCTAATGCATCTTGAGATGTACCGACCGGCCCTTTAATGCCACGAAGTGGCAGTCGAACTATTAATTCCTTAAGCGCGGTATGGGCAAACAACAATTCCTCAGCACATGAGGCAAAACGTTTACCTAGAGTAGTTACTTGAGCTGCAACATTATGTGACCTACCCACCATATAGGTTTTTTCATACTTTGATATTTTCTCACCCAGCAAAAATAGGGTTTGCAGAACTCGATACTCAATTAATTCAAGACCAGCTTTTATTTGAATCACTTCAATGTTTTCAGTTAAATCCCTGCTTGTAAGACCAATATGAATCTTTTCAACTCCAGAGAGTGCGTTAAACTCCTCAATCCGTGCCTTAACATCATGGCGAGTTTTTATCTCTCGCTTATCAATCGAAGCTAACTCTACTTTTTCAATTACCTGCTCATACGCCTTAATATCTCCATCTGTAATTGGAAGCCCTGCTTTTTGCTGCAATTTTAGAATTGTGATCCAAAACTTACGTTCATTTATGATTTTATTGATTGGATCAAAG encodes:
- the purB gene encoding adenylosuccinate lyase; its protein translation is MSITPNVLATRYATKEMVAIFDPINKIINERKFWITILKLQQKAGLPITDGDIKAYEQVIEKVELASIDKREIKTRHDVKARIEEFNALSGVEKIHIGLTSRDLTENIEVIQIKAGLELIEYRVLQTLFLLGEKISKYEKTYMVGRSHNVAAQVTTLGKRFASCAEELLFAHTALKELIVRLPLRGIKGPVGTSQDALDAMGKDFTNLEESIADDYGFENTWASVGQIYPRSVDFEVVSKLLQIASAPSSMATTIRLMAGSGLVSEGFKAGQVGSSAMPHKKNSRSSERINGMMVLLRGYNTMASDLAGDQWNEGDVSCSVVRRVVIPDTFYVLDGLLHTFMTILQEFGVFEEKIKAELDEQLPLLATTKLLMECVKAGMGREVAHQIIKKHSTTTAPSELFAAIGSEKEFPLSLEQMNRLIQNPSDFAGLSVEQANKVKDMIKLQINGKLSKVELTDLR